A DNA window from Vigna unguiculata cultivar IT97K-499-35 chromosome 10, ASM411807v1, whole genome shotgun sequence contains the following coding sequences:
- the LOC114165194 gene encoding LOW QUALITY PROTEIN: uncharacterized protein LOC114165194 (The sequence of the model RefSeq protein was modified relative to this genomic sequence to represent the inferred CDS: inserted 1 base in 1 codon; deleted 1 base in 1 codon; substituted 1 base at 1 genomic stop codon), giving the protein MEDWEEAHEAVKADINELKDQVGQILEALKSLKASGETSSARVEENALSYGMPLGASVPFPMYGLPLGYTPPVGEYSDGEQTSFSFPAANNTLSNVTQGPMLASTPVTGAEMNETITFTGPRMTVAPQPPKTFIDADVATKAIPHVTVQAMSTVVDGAKSKLEILEERICAIEGGGSYGFGDVARLSLVPGVMISHKFKVPEFEKYHDTTCPKSHLTIYGRKMAVYAYDEKLLIHCFQDSLAGVALNWYTHLEPSRIHSXMDLADAFVKQYKYNIDSAPDRLQLQNMAKKDTESFKEYAQRWRELAAQVEPPLLHKEMVTTFVNTLQSPFYEHVLGNVSSNFADIIIIGERIEIGLKSGKIAYGPFAAATPKKPNFIPGKKKEAEVQAASVMPVWESRAPTHNYRPHLNQPPYVANAVSVHQIRPQQQGFYQPSNLYQPQHALNNAWKTEPNSNFNRNAGQNANLRRNQERNFVRFTLIPMSYTELLPHLLQKRLVAICPMKPVQPPFSKNYDPNAKCDYHGRGVGHSAENCVSLKHKVEALINSGWIKFHEDKPSVEANPLSGLGNPSTNAIEVKKQRLVRDVSEIRSSKRFIFETLLKLDRNFVQVCHGHMEDEVFAQDGAEPGVTLLEPLVIHFTRSTSTPTIQERQSIIIQTPSPFPYKSEKVVPWKYGAYVLGEEQRVGGQPSNGESVVKNISGIGGITRSGRIFTPLNLMKDGVGNSESVNTKKAKELLKGKTIQTDEDIRKDDGKEVSDEEACEFLKFIQQSEYKVVEQLNHLPARISLLELLMHSTSHRKLLMKILNRAHVAQNISLDSFEGIVNNINVNNYLTFTDEEIPTEGRGHNKALHVSVKCLDHVIARVLIDNGFSLNVMPKTTLGKLPCEGIHMKPNAMIVRAFDGSKREVLGEVELPIQIGPCVFQITFQVMDILPAYSCLLGRPWIHSAGVVPSTLHQKLKYVMGDKLVIVLGEEDILVSGPSSFRYIEAAEEALETTFQSLEIVGNAYVEPFPMNPHLSRTSLMLAKVMLKEGYEYGKGLGKYEHGLMYPLEVTEKKNKYGLGYKPTREDKRRLAEERRERGVSRIQGKELGLGKIHICDIKDSFRSAGWINTSQIAAVRDEDEPESSIFVQPCAPNAYDNECFENNNVDIPNFEHSVNNMEDDYEGDSEPSPELMRLVEQESREIKPHQEDVEVLDLSEGDEKKEVKIGTSMKKEVKEELYVLLKEFRDVFAWSYNDMPGLDTDIVQHKLPLKPECLPVRQKLRRMKPEISLKIKEEVQXYPQWVANIVPVPKKDRKVRMCVDYRDLNRASPKDNFPLPHIDTLVDNTAKFSLFSFMDGFSRYNQIKMAPEDMEKTTFITLWGTFCYKVMSFGLKNAGAIYQRAMVALFHDMMHKEIEIYVDDMIAKSESEEEHILNLRKLFERLRKFKLKLNPAKCTFGVRSGKLLGFVVNQKGIEVDPDKMRAIIEMLAPSTKKEVRGFLGRLNYIARFISQLTATCEPIFKLLRKNQVVEWNEDCQIAFDKIKQYLQDPSVLRPPESGKPLIMYLTVLDESMGCVLGQHDETGKREHAIYYLSKKFTECEQRYSFLERTCCALAWAAHRLRQYMLSHSTWLISKTDPIKYIFEKPALTGRIARWKMLLSEYDIVYVTQKSIKGSALAEYLAQQPVNDYQSMQPEFPDEDIMALFEDDQEDENIKKWTLLFDRASNVMGHGIEAILISPENQYIPMTTRLCFNCTNNIAEYEACAMGIQAAIESKAKFLNVYGDSALVIHQLRGEWETRDQKLIPYKTYIMELVKYFDFIEFHHIPREDNQLADALATLSSMFKINQDRVMPMIQMKSHEGPAYCHFIEEELDGKPWYFDIKRYIKTREYPKEASENDKRTLRRLAANFILSGDVLYKRNHDMVLLRCVDAKEAESILEEVHEGTFGTHMNGHSMARKILRAGYFWLTMENDCCTHMRKCEKCQKYADNINAAPTTLNLMSAPWPFSMWGIDVIGAIEPKASNGHRFILVAIDYFTKWVEAASYASVTRKVVTKFIKKELICRYGLPSKIITDNATNLNNQMMAELCEGFKIQHHNSSPYRPKMNGAVEAANKNIKKIVQKMVVTYRDWHEMLPFALHGYRTSVRTSTRATPFSLVYRMEAVLPFKVEISSLRVLMETQLEDAEWVQTRFDQLNLIEEKRLATVCHGQLYQRRMKKAFDKRVRPREFHEGELVLKKILPIQKDHRGKWTPNYEGPYVVKKAFSGGALILTRMDGEELPLPVNSDAVKNFYTR; this is encoded by the exons AtggaagattgggaagaagccCATGAAGCTGTGAAGGCTGACATTAACGAGCTGAAGGATCAAGTGGGCCAAATCCTAGAGGCTTTGAAGTCACTGAAGGCTTCAGGGGAGACCTCATCCGCTAGGGTCGAGGAGAATGCTCTTTCTTATGGTATGCCTCTAGGCGCGTCAGTTCCGTTCCCAATGTACGGTCTGCCTCTGGGATACACTCCTCCAGTTGGAGAATATTCAGATGGAGAACaaacttctttctcttttcctgcAGCTAACAACACGCTATCGAACGTTACTCAAGGGCCGATGTTAGCTTCGACACCCGTGACAGGAGCGGAGATGAATGAGACAATCACATTCACAGGACCGAGGATGACTGTGGCGCCCCAGCCTCCGAAAACCTTCATCGATGCAGATGTTGCGACTAAAGCTATACCGCACGTTACAGTCCAAGCAATGTCCACTGTTGTTGATGGGGCTAAAAGTAAGCTTGAAATTCTTGAGGAAAGGATTTGTGCCATTGAGGGTGGTGGAAGCTATGGGTTCGGTGATGTGGCGAGATTAAGCCTGGTTCCTGGTGTGATGATATCACACAAGTTTAAGGTCCCAGAATTTGAAAAGTATCACGACACCACATGCCCTAAAAGCCATCTAACAATATACGGTAGAAAGATGGCTGTTTATGCCTATGATGAAAAATTGCTAATACATTGTTTCCAAGATAGTCTGGCTGGGGTAGCATTGAATTGGTATACACACTTGGAGCCATCTCGAATCCATTCCTAGATGGATTTGGCCGACGCCTTTGTGAAACAGTATAAATACAACATAGATAGTGCGCCAGATAGATTGCAATTGCAAAACATGGCCAAGAAGGATACTGAGTCCTTCAAGGAATATGCACAACGGTGGAGAGAATTGGCTGCTCAGGTTGAGCCACCTCTACTTCATAAGGAGATGGTGACGACGTTTGTAAACACGCTGCAATCACCATTTTATGAGCATGTGTTGGGGAATGTGTCTTCCAATTTCGCTGATATCATTATCATAGGGGAAAGAATAGAAATCGGGTTAAAAAGTGGAAAGATTGCATATGGCCCATTCGCGGCTGCAACTCCTAAGAAACCCAATTTTATTCCcggaaagaagaaagaagcgGAAGTACAAGCGGCTTCAGTGATGCCTGTGTGGGAAAGTCGGGCTCCTACACATAATTATCGACCACACTTGAACCAACCTCCTTATGTGGCCAATGCAGTGTCTGTTCATCAAATACGACCTCAGCAGCAAGGGTTTTATCAACCGTCAAATCTTTATCAACCACAACATGCTCTAAATAATGCTTGGAAAACAGAACCTAACTCGAATTTCAACAGAAACGCGGGACAAAACGCTAATCTAAGGAGGAATCAAGAGAGGAACTTCGTTCGTTTCACTCTTATTCCTATGTCATATACGGAATTGTTGCCTCATCTCCTCCAAAAGCGTTTGGTGGCCATTTGTCCGATGAAGCCTGTGCAACCTCCGTTCTCCAAGAATTATGATCCAAATGCCAAATGTGATTATCATGGAAGGGGAGTTGGTCACTCTGCTGAGAATTGTGTGTCCCTTAAACACAAGGTGGAAGCTTTAATCAACTCAGGATGGATAAAGTTCCACGAAGACAAGCCTAGTGTTGAGGCTAATCCCCTTTCTGGTCTTGGGAACCCTTCGACAAATGCCATTGAGGTTAAGAAACAGCGCCTGGTGAGGGATGTGAGTGAAATTCGAAGCTCCAAGCGGTTTATTTTTGAGACACTATTGAAATTGG ACAGAAACTTTGTGCAAGTATGTCACGGGCACATGGAGGATGAAGTATTTGCACAAGATGGTGCGGAACCTGGTGTGACTTTGCTAGAGCCATTGGTGATTCATTTCACTAGATCCACCTCTACCCCGACAATTCAAGAAAGGCAATCTATTATTATCCAAACACCCTCCCCATTTCCCTACAAAAGTGAGAAAGTTGTCCCATGGAAATATGGTGCATACGTGTTGGGTGAGGAACAACGGGTAGGTGGTCAACCTAGCAATGGTGAGTCAGTGGTGAAAAATATATCAGGCATCGGTGGAATTACGAGGAGTGGTCGAATCTTTACGCCTCTAAACTTGATGAAAGATGGAGTTGGCAATAGTGAATCAGTGAATACCAAAAAGGCTAAGGAACTCTTGAAAGGGAAGACCATCCAAACCGACGAGGATATAAGAAAAGACGATGGGAAAGAAGTATCTGATGAGGAGGCTTGCGAGTTCTTGAAGTTCATACAACAAAGCGAGTATAAAGTGGTCGAACAGTTGAATCACCTGCCTGCTCGAATCTCACTTTTAGAACTACTCATGCATTCAACCTCTCATAGAAAGTTGTTAATGAAGATACTCAATAGAGCGCATGTGGCGCAAAATATTTCTCTGGATAGTTTTGAGGGAATTGTTAACAATATCAATGTCAACAATTACCTCACGTTTACCGATGAGGAGATACCTACTGAAGGGAGGGGGCACAACAAGGCCCTCCATGTCTCTGTAAAATGCTTGGATCATGTCATAGCACGTGTATTGATCGACAATGGATTTTCCCTGAATGTAATGCCGAAAACAACATTGGGAAAGCTACCGTGTGAAGGTATTCACATGAAACCAAACGCAATGATAGTGAGAGCTTTCGATGGAAGTAAAAGAGAAGTATTGGGAGAGGTAGAATTGCCAATCCAAATAGGGCCATGTGTCTTTCAAATAACTTTCCAAGTGATGGACATCCTTCCAGCATACAGCTGCTTGTTGGGTCGTCCTTGGATTCACTCAGCGGGCGTGGTACCTTCAACCTTGcaccaaaagttaaaatatgtcATGGGTGACAAATTAGTGATTGTTTTAGGGGAGGAAGATATTTTAGTAAGTGGGCCTTCATCTTTTCGCTATATTGAAGCAGCAGAGGAAGCCCTCGAGACAACCTTCCAATCTTTGGAAATTGTGGGTAATGCCTATGTGGAGCCCTTTCCAATGAACCCACACTTGTCGCGTACTTCCCTTATGTTAGCCAAGGTCATGTTGAAAGAGGGATATGAGTACGGAAAGGGGCTAGGCAAGTACGAGCACGGATTGATGTATCCTTTAGAAGTCACcgagaaaaagaataaatacgGCCTTGGATACAAGCCTACTAGAGAGGATAAGAGGAGGCTGGCagaagaaaggagagagcgCGGTGTGTCTCGAATCCAAGGAAAAGAACTAGGGTTAGGAAAGATTCACATCTGCGACATCAAAGATAGCTTCCGCAGCGCGGGATGGATCAACACTAGTCAGATAGCAGCTGTCAGAGATGAAGATGAACCTGAAAGCTCGATTTTTGTGCAGCCTTGTGCTCCAAATGC ATATGATaatgaatgttttgaaaataacaatgtcGATATCCCTAATTTCGAGCACTCTGTTAATAATATGGAAGATGATTATGAAGGTGATTCGGAACCCTCCCCTGAACTAATGAGATTAGTGGAACAAGAATCTAGGGAAATAAAACCCCATCAAGAAGATGTTGAAGTGCTTGACCTAAGCGAGGGGGATGAAAAGAAAGAAGTGAAAATTGGCACGAGTatgaagaaagaagtgaaaGAAGAATTGTATGTGCTGCTAAAGGAGTTTAGGGATGTGTTCGCTTGGTCGTACAATGATATGCCTGGTTTAGATACTGATATAGTACAACATAAGCTTCCACTCAAACCGGAATGCCTTCCAGTCAGACAAAAGCTAAGAAGGATGAAACCAGAAATTTCattaaagattaaagaagaaGTGC AATACCCTCAATGGGTGGCAAATATTGTACCCGTGCCCAAGAAGGATAGGAAGGTTCGGATGTGCGTTGACTATAGAGATTTGAACCGGGCCAGCCCAAAAGACAACTTCCCATTACCGCACATCGATACATTAGTGGATAATACAGCCAAGTTCTCACTATTTTCGTTTATGGATGGCTTCTCGAGATATAATCAGATTAAGATGGCACCTGAAGATATGGAAAAGACCACGTTTATCACATTGTGGGGGACATTTTGCTATAAGGTGATGTCTTTCGGGCTTAAGAATGCTGGGGCAATCTATCAAAGGGCCATGGTGGCGCTTTTTCATGATATGATGCACAAAGAAATCgagatttatgtagatgacatgatCGCCAAGTCTGAGTCAGAAGAAGAACACATCCTCAACCTAAGGAAATTATTTGAGAGATTGaggaaatttaaacttaaactaAACCCAGCTAAATGCACATTCGGTGTGAGATCTGGAAAGTTGTTGGGTTTTGTTGTCAATCAAAAGGGGATAGAAGTCGATCCCGACAAGATGCGTGCGATAATCGAAATGCTTGCTCCCAGTACAAAAAAGGAGGTGCGGGGTTTCTTAGGCAGACTGAACTACATTGCTAGGTTCATCTCCCAATTGACCGCCACTTGCGAACCAATATTCAAGCTATTGCGTAAAAACCAGGTTGTTGAGTGGAATGAAGACTGTCAGATTGCTTTTgataaaatcaaacaatatctacAAGATCCTTCTGTGTTACGCCCACCCGAATCGGGGAAGCCACTCATTATGTATTTGACGGTACTCGATGAGTCAATGGGTTGTGTGTTGGGTCAACATGACGAAACTGGAAAAAGAGAGCATGCCATATACTACCTGAGCAAGAAGTTCACGGAATGTGAACAACGATACTCATTTTTAGAGCGAACTTGTTGCGCATTGGCATGGGCTGCCCATCGTCTAAGACAATACATGTTGAGTCATTCTACCTGGTTGATATCCAAGACTGACCCTATCaagtatatttttgaaaagcccGCTCTCACTGGAAGGATAGCCCGGTGGAAAATGTTATTGTCAGAATACGACATTGTGTATGTCACTCAGAAGTCCATCAAGGGTAGTGCTTTGGCTGAATATCTGGCCCAACAACCCGTTAACGATTACCAGTCGATGCAACCCGAATTTCCTGATGAGGACATCATGGCCTTGTTTGAAGATGACCAAGAAGATGAGAACATAAAGAAATGGACGTTATTATTCGACAGGGCTTCTAACGTCATGGGACATGGTATAGAGGCAATACTAATATCTCCAGAAAACCAATACATTCCGATGACAACAAGGTTGTGTTTTAATTGCACAAACAATATCGCTGAATATGAAGCATGCGCTATGGGCATCCAAGCCGCAATTGAGTCAAAGGCGAAATTTTTGAATGTATATGGAGATTCAGCGTTGGTTATCCATCAACTAAGGGGAGAATGGGAAACTAGGGATCAAAAGTTGATTCCCTACAAAACTTATATCATGGAATTGGTGaagtattttgattttattgaatTCCACCATATTCCGCGAGAGGATAACCAATTGGCAGATGCCTTAGCTACTTTATCATCGATGTTCAAGATTAATCAAGATAGGGTAATGCCGATGATCCAAATGAAGAGCCATGAAGGGCCAGCATATTGCCATTTCATCGAAGAAGAGTTAGACGGTAAACCGtggtattttgatattaaacgCTATATAAAAACCAGAGAATACCCTAAAGAAGCATCTGAGAATGATAAAAGGACACTGAGAAGGTTGGCTGCAAATTTTATCCTGAGTGGGGATGTGTTGTACAAGAGAAATCATGATATGGTTCTCCTTCGATGCGTGGATGCAAAAGAGGCTGAGTCAATATTGGAGGAAGTTCATGAAGGAACTTTTGGCACACACATGAATGGACACTCGATGGCTAGAAAGATCTTGAGGGCTGGTTACTTTTGGTTGACTATGGAGAATGATTGTTGCACACACATGAGAAAGTGCGAGAAATGTCAGAAATATGCAGATAATATCAATGCGGCACCCACTACTTTAAACTTAATGTCTGCCCCATGGCCGTTTTCAATGTGGGGCATAGATGTCATCGGGGCTATAGAGCCAAAAGCCTCAAACGGACATCGCTTCATTCTAGTTGCAATTGATTATTTCACTAAATGGGTGGAAGCTGCTTCCTACGCTAGTGTGACTAGGAAAGTTGTgactaaattcataaaaaag gAGTTAATTTGTAGGTACGGGTTGCCTAGCAAGATAATCACTGATAATGCCACCAATCTGAACAATCAAATGATGGCTGAATTGTGTGAAGGATTTAAAATTCAACATCATAATTCTTCTCCTTATCGTCCAAAGATGAATGGGGCAGTCGAGGCCGCTAATAAGAATATCAAGAAAATTGTACAGAAAATGGTGGTCACGTATAGAGACTGGCATGAGATGCTTCCCTTTGCTTTGCATGGGTATCGCACCTCGGTACGTACATCAACTAGGGCAACACCTTTTTCTCTGGTGTACAGAATGGAGGCAGTACTACCCTTCAAAGTAGAAATCTCATCCCTACGAGTGTTAATGGAGACCCAATTGGAAGATGCAGAATGGGTTCAGACCCGATTTGACCAGCTTAATCTCATTGAGGAAAAAAGGCTAGCAACAGTGTGTCATGGACAATTATACCAAAGAAGGATGAAAAAGGCGTTCGACAAGAGGGTGCGCCCTAGAGAGTTCCATGAAGGCGAGCTAGTCTTGAAAAAGATCTTACCTATACAAAAGGATCATAGGGGCAAGTGGACTCCAAATTATGAAGGCCCGTATGTGGTGAAGAAAGCATTTTCTGGTGGGGCACTAATTCTCACAAGGATGGATGGAGAGGAGTTACCGTTACCGGTCAATTCTGATGCGGTCAAAAATTTTTATACTAGATGA